From the Diachasmimorpha longicaudata isolate KC_UGA_2023 chromosome 15, iyDiaLong2, whole genome shotgun sequence genome, the window AACAGGAAGGGGTCAGGATGGAGGCGATAAAGAAGAAAATCGCGGCGCTGAAGATGGAGAAGGACACGGCCAATGAGATGGTCGAGGCGAATGAAACGAAAGCACGACAAAAGGACATGGAGGCCGATTTACTCTTCGACGAGGTGCGAGATTTAACTAAAAAATTAGCAACCCTCGAGCACGACTACGAAGTGGCTAAAGTCAGCCTCGAGACGCAAACAGTGGCGCTGGAACAGTGCGAGAAATCGTGGACCAAGGTGAGTAGAAGTTGCTCGGTGATGATCGAATCCCCAAGCGAAATCGATAACGAAGTGATAAACGGAGATAAGTCAGTCCTGACGAAGGGCCAGTTATTgacgaatatctcggaatcggggacagatggaaaaatttggaTTAAGACTTTTTTCTAGAGCGAATTAagttctacaataaatgtcattacaaaaaattggCTATCTCCCTCAGACTCGGAGATAATTCGACTCGAAGACGAGtaaacttatctcgttttatcacttcactCGTGAAATGAAATCTGTCATTTGTGCGATCGGCAGGCAGAGCAAGATCGAACGGTGCTGACGAAACGAGTGCAGGAGATCGAGCAGAGTCTCTCGAAAAAGGAGGAATTGCGTCTACTCGCTCAGGCGAAGCTCGAGAAAGCCGTGGAGTTGGCTGACGATGCTAAACGAATGTGCCGAGTGCTCGAGGATCGAAATCGCCTTGATCTCGAACGCGTGGAGAAACTCACCGCTGAATTGAAAGACGCCAGGCTCATCGCCGAGGACGCTGACAATAAGTCCGAGGAAATAGCTAATAAATTGTCATGGGTCGAGGAGGAGCTCGAGTCTGCCGAGGAGAGGGTTAAAAATAGCGAGGCAAAAATCGTCGAGCGAGAGGACGAACTGTTTATCGTGAAGAATATCGTCAAGTCCCTTGAAGTGTCTGAACAGAAGGTACGTGTGagcgagaaaaaattatatttcctgGATCGTTGTCTGATAATTCTCAGGGCAGTGGCTCTAAGGGCTATTGTGGGGCGATAAAATTTTCCGGAATTCCCATGGAAAATTTAGAGTTCCCTTGGGGTGAAGGAGGTCTTTTTATCGACTCGATACATTTCTAGGCGAATCAACGAGTTGCTGACTCCAAGGTGCAGCTCAAAGAGCTGAAGGGAAAGGTGAAGGCCGCCGACAAGCGCGCGATCCTCGCGGAAAAGGCCGTCAGAGCATTGCAGAAGGAAGTGGACTTCAAAGAGGGTAATCAGGGAATTTCCAGGATTTTTCCTATgctcttatttttttattcacccattCACTCGTCTTCACTCATCTTTTTGCAGATGAACTCAGAGAACAGAAGGAAAAATGCCGGGAAATTACCGATGAACTGGATTTAACGTTCGCCGAAATGACGGGCTATTAAAAATCCCTCGATCTCTTTGAATTTTGCTTTCGAATTGGCTCGATGCacccggagagaaatattcaataaaaagtgCCAGACGAGAGGCGTAAAAATTACCGTTCCAGACCTAATCGGCGAGCGATGTCGCACTGAAGGGAAATTATGAgtcagaattgaaattttacagtttcagaattttttccaaaatatttctctccgtgtgtgcaaaataaaatcaataaactcCATCATCGTCATCGTCATCATCGTCATCCTCATCCTCATCGCCATCACCATTGCCATCAGCTTTACACCTGATTTCAGTTTGTGCACTTATTGGCTTTTGATCGAGTGCACGCAATCTACCGCTGAGTACTTTTAATCCGGCCTTTTAAACTCTTTCAAAAATAACCCGTGGGTACGCGTATAGATTGTCTCGTAACTGCAAATTGACTGAGCCACTTCTTTGGATTGAATTGAACACAGTTGCACTTGCACAACAACGCACGCATTACTGCAGCTACGGGGAGGCTTTCTTTCGTTGCATAGAATTATTTGGATTCCTAAGATATCTCACTGAgggctaattaatttttttcagatgaaaaattaatcaatgaaacATGTCTCGCGTTCATAATcgattaatgaacaatttaattacttCCTGCCATTTATTCCTCCTCGATATTTTTAATGTATATGGAATTTGTGTTTTCAATAAATGCTCACAAccgaggaaattttatttcgttatttatttaatcattgACCTActtcataaattaataattaatagaatGTGTCACATCGTTAAGTTTATGAAATTGACCCACATTATAAACATATTTTCTTCTTAATTAAAGCGTTCCTCATAATTTAtcccaattttgaaaaataattctttgaattcttgaatttttcctgcaataaattgaaaaaaattgattccagaattttccgaaatttatgataaaattTTCCGACACATCAAATAATTTGGCAAGAgtccaaatgatttttccctcAGAATTGtcctgaaataaaatgaaaaaaatataattgagaCTATTCCTGTAATGATCGAAGTCACTCGTCGAAGAGTGAAGAATCCCTTTGTGTTCTAACTAAAGCATACATtcgtatttttcatgttgcATTACAGCGGGGCCTATAAAGGGATTGTTCTCCTCGGTCAGTAGGTACAGTAACTCATTAGCGATCGCTTTTGACTGTTCACCAACTTCACAGCGAGTTTACACGATTAATCTGCCGGAGGGACTAATTATTTCCCCTATTTGTCGGATGTACTGGCAGTAATTATCAGCAGTGATTACGATGAATGCGATAAAAAAGCAGCTGCAAGTGCTGAAAATCGAGAAAGACCTGGCAATCGATCGCGCCGATTGTTGCGATCGACAGGCTCGCGAGGCGAACAATCgggaggaaaaattgaacgaTCAAGTTCGGGAgctggagaaaaaattattgcaaatgGAGAACGACTTGGGAATTAATCGCGACAGTTTAAGAACATCCAACGCAAGACTCGACGATAAAGAGAGAATGTTACTGGTGGTAcgtacaatttatttatttaatctatTGTTAGTTTATTATGGAGAGGTATTTTAGGTGCAATCGGAGCTGGCTGTTTTGAACAGAAGGATGCAGCAGGCTATGGAGTACCTGGAGAAAACCGAGGAGCGCAGGGTAATTGCGCAGACGAAGCTGCTGCAAGCTACTGAGAGCGCTGAAGACGCCAAGAGGTAATTACCAGGGTAATGGGCTCCATTTATTAGCACTAAATAAAGTTTCGTTATTTATGGAGTTTTTGAagtattggattttttatacGAATCGATTTGTGCACGTTGCAAAATTAAAATGTCCTGAAAAACGTACCACTTCGTATAAGCACATCTTACCCTGAATCTCCTCATCGTCCAGAATCTGCAAAGTTCTGGAGACCCGCAGTAAACAAGACGACGAACGAATGGACCAGTTGACAACGCAGCTGAAGGAAGCCCGATTGATCGCCGAAGACGCTGACGCCAAATCCGATGAGATATCCCGTCGTCTGGCCTTCGTTGAGGACGAGCTCGAAACCGCCGAGGACAGAATCAGGAGCAGCGATGCGTAAGTCAATGGCCTCAACGCTAAATCTACACTTTCTCAATCCCCTAATTTCCCAGGAAAATTGTCGAGCGTGAGGATGAGCTGTTCATCGTCGGGAATATATTGAAGTCTCTGGAGGTCTCGGAGGAAAAAGCGAATCAGCGAGTCGAGGAGTTCAAGCTGCAGCTGAAGGACTCGAAGGTGAAGTTAAAGGACGCTGAGAGGAGGGCAGTGATCGccgaaaatcaaatgaaaattctgcAGAAGGAGTTGGACATACGTGAAGgtactaaaaaaataaaataattaaaaggaaattaggggaattaattataaataaatcaaatatttaaatcaCTGAATCATGATTCTTTCAGATCGACTGTTCAGGGAGAAGCAAAAGTCAAAGTACATCAGCGATGATTTGGACTCGACCTTCGCCGCCCTCACCGGGTATTGAAGGGTTCGatcacgataaaaaaaaatcaggtaaAGGCGACCGCGACGGAGgctgaataaaattgaaacgcATATTCTTACGTgatatcaatttatttaatcgaCTCTACGATCGATATTTATGCCTTGAAACGACTTTCATCGTACACTGATAATATTAACATAACTCTGTCCATACTTGGATCCCTTCACGGACGATAAAACACGATGAAACTCACTTCCATCACACATTATTTATCGCTTTATCTCTCTTCgcattctcatatttttcttcaatttacacgataataattatcattcattTGATTAATAGCCCCTTCGATCATCacaaaagttaaaaaaaaatcgcactcTTCTCCACTCAAAGGTCGTGACATTATCCAATCCAatgaattcacatttttttcacttaattTTCTCCGAATGGAGGGGAAACGAGAGATGtgcgtagttcgacgatagaAAAAAGGTTGTAAGGAGCGCGCGATAAgaaaaaatgtacaaaaattATCGTCTTCACGACAGTTGATCTCCTGTTGGAGCAGAACTTTCATTCTTTTACAAAGTATATTGTATAAATTACCTCGaggttcattaaaattaaacgATAATTTGATTGACGTTGCTTTCCTATATACATCGCTCTTGCATGATTTTACTCGCATTAAACGCTTGATTTATCATCACCATTCGTTAAATATACAAAAATCATGAATTGTCCATTCGCGCGCcacttgtcattttttttaaaagtctTAGAATTATAACGTACTTAAATTAATCAACGTGGTATTCGTACGTATCATAAACTTTATAATGCAACAGAGGCCAACTTGGTTTGATAATTAACGTCATTTTGCCGGAATGTCAAAATGACCGATAAAAAAGGGTTCCGTACCAAAATTCCCAGGGCCGAAAATTTCGGGGAAAAATGCCCAATCAATGATCTTAGTGTAATCTACCGAAATACATTAAAGCCGATAAATACCTGAAGTTTTATTAGCGAGATTCATTACCCAATTGCGATGAGTCTCCCATAACTCGTTAATTTCCCAGACGTTTTGTAGATAAAATGTTGCGCAACTAatatttgtcattgaaaattctcccACACGTTCTCCTAATTAATTCTGCCAATTAACTAGATGAATTAAAGATTAGAATTAATGATATCAGTTCTATAGGATCTCGAGACGAATTGTAGACGGGAATTTTGGCCTGTCACCCAAAAAATCCTACCGAAACCCCCacttttctcaaattttcatgaattcccGAATGTCTTTCTTCTCGCAATGATCTCCCCAAAATTTAATACTCCCGTCGCTACCCATTAAAATAGCGTTTATGGCCCGATGGACTCTGGGAAATGCTGCTGCACAAATTAGCCGTACGAATAGTCAAAAGTCTTTTGGTCTCGGATGGGTTATCGCTATCGATTAGACCTTTCAGAGGCTGTCCCGAAGCGTACTGAGCAAATTGTCGATtagttttataatttttttttttgtcaatgatttttttttattcatttacttaTCTTTGGCACGCATCAATACATCGTGGGCAGACTCCACAGCGTCAAGTCCTCTCCTTTAACATCGACTAGCAGCACTCTTCAATCACAGTCATCCGTCGCATTTACTCGTGCTCCTCGTCATGCGCAAGAACtcatacaaaaaattatttacaaaatttatgaattattggtTCAATGATCAGTGATAGTTGATAGGTGAGGCCTTCGGAGATGTGCCCGAACGCTCTGGCAGTGGTAGAGAGGAAGAACATATTGTTAGACCTGATATTTCTGAGGAAGTATTAAAGGAAGACTGTGGTATCGGCAGTATATGGACGATCGTCAGTCTGTTATTATCTCCAAAGGCTCGTTTGTCAGtcgaaaaaattcttaaaCAACAAATAGTTGGTCATGACGAGTGCTCCTTGGTGAGGGGATGGTCCGTATCGACGTGCCTCCTGGAACGCTGAGagttcaatttgtttttttttttcaaatttacttgagactttttcattttcatgtcaaatcgtcattttttttaaactgcaATGGAGTAATCCGAGGAGGGATTGTTCTGTGTGCCGGGTCTCGACCACAGGGAACTTCTGAGGCCGAGCTTTGGCTTCTTCAGTGAATCAATATCGCACTCGGCCTCGCTCAGTTCATGTCGATCGTTCCTATCGCCATTGCCAGGTATGTTTCCTTGATTACTGACAAATGCCGTCTCGGCCACTGACATCGGGGGGAGCAGCATCCTCAGGGAACTCCTGCTGGGAACGTGCCATCTTCAGAGACAGCCATTTTCTTGTTTTATATCATTTAAATTtgctttgacatttttttatgattcgtCTAGCCTCTCACAATTGAGgacaaatcattttttattactttttggGAATTAAATTACGAATAAATGGAGTACCTGGATCGTCCTCGTCTCGGTAACGACTTCTGCTCGCACATTGGCGATATATCTGACGAGGTGCTCGACGTGCCGTGGTAAATGAAATCCGAAACAGCGCGAACTGAAAGTTTAATTTATTGAGAAGAAAATTGGGGGAGCTCTATAtgctttatattttttatattcatagttaaataattaaactattTGAAATAACTTTCTGCATGGGCAAGtgatttatgaattattgaactCTCAAAGGTCTCGGGGATGGGGGAAAATTGATACCTACTGTGCTTTAGTTTGCTCGCGTCCAGTTGGTTGGACGACTCGGTTCTCGAACGAGTCAATTGGTCCGGGTCAGACTCGCTCTCGTCGCTGTCGTCCCCGTGTGTATGTTGCTTCCTCTGCTGGCGTCGTCGTGACGACACACTCTTCATACTCTGTTGGTGATCAAAACACGTTTCATCGGGATTATCATATTGATCCACTCGAGCATATTAATCGAGGATGGCTTagggtaattgaattttatgcataaattaatggaaaattcggaaatttcCCCAGCGCAACGCTCGAGATCATTTACAACAGTTTTTGATATATTTTCTCACGGTTGGCATACGATTATGAACGTACCGTCACCGCTGGCGGTGGACTCGCGCACCCCTCCGTCATCGCATGCTCGTGGTACATGAAGCTGTGCAGGAGAGTGTTGTTGGGATGGAGACCCGCCGCTGACGCTTCGGCCGCACCTCCAAGTCCTCCCAATCCTCCCAGCCCTGCCAggcttccccctcccccctccgaAAGCTGGAACGTAGCGTACGGAGAGATGTCCTCCGCCGTCTCTGTAACCCAACAGTGGCAATTGCCTACCTTTCAAATCTCGTCGGAATTTATTCGTCAGATTAGTCGGTCCATTACCACGACAATTGCAAATCAAAGGCTCCGGGTTAATCCATCCTAATGATTAATCTAATTTCAAAAGAACTTTTCACCTGGAATCTTGTCGGGCCCCCCGGCGTTGGCAGCCTGCTGAAGAGCGACCTTGTGAATCGTCGCGTAGTACCGCTCCCTCTGCGTCTCGGCGTTCTGCTGattctcctgggtctccttcATCGGCCGCTGCTGGCGGTCCCCCAAATGCCTACTCTTGAATCTCAATGCCACCCCGGCAAATACCGCAAAAATAGCGAATGTGGAAATTATCATGGGAATCATGACTTTCACGTCGGCGTAAAAGGGCAACGCCGACGCCGAGCCGCGATCCGTCAACTCTGGTGGGGGTGCATCTACACAATAACATGATAAATGCAGACGTATTCAGGTTTCATTAAGACAAATTAgctcgttgatttttttttctagggaaCAAAATTGTTAAATCATTTCAAAGACTTACCCCCATCCTTCGTCAGCGTGACGAAGCTGAACTCTGCCTGATTGCTCCCCGCGACGTTGTAGGCCTCCACCTTCAGCTGATAGACAGTGCTAGGTGACAGATTGGTAACCAAGAATCTCTTCTGCGGCGCAACATTATTAGAGACAAGAGTCCAGTGAAATTCGTCCATAGGGCGATACTGAATGACGAAATACTGAATGGGACAGCCATTGTCTGGCCACGTGGACAGGCGCAAAGCTAGGGTAGTGGAGTTTGGAGAAAGAAATGCAGCAGCAGGTGGAATACCAGGTGGTTGTCCCTGCGTTCGGACTGAGAGCACTGGAGATGCTGCACTGCTTCCAATTTTGTTGTGTGAGGTCAGGTATAAGTGGTACATGTTGCCGCAGAGGAGGCCCTGTTAAACAATCATttcgattgaataaataaaatgaaatagaaCAAATTGATGAGGAAGGGAAGGacctatttaaaaaaatcccttgatgaagaaataaaaattctgtgggGATGAGTGGCTCAGGAGGGTCTATGTGTACCTTCAACTCGTGATTGGTGGATCGTCGGGGCAACTGGAGTTCATCTAGATTCCCGTGCGTCGTTCGATAATGCAGAGTGTAGCCCGTGGTGGGAGAGCCACCGTTGTATCCAGCTTTCCAGTGGAGGAGGACACTCGTCGCAGTGGAGCTGGTGACGTAGAGGACTGGAGCACTCGGTGGCACTGAGGAGACAATTATTGGACGTTAAGTGAGTGGAGTAAAGGCCGGGGAGAAATATTATCAGCTTTCGAAGTCCGCTGGAGTATTAATTACATTATAGcagatttaaaattcaatattaatcattatcaattatcagcgtataattaattaattgttattgaattgCCGATGTGATGTGCCGTGTTTCAACAATTCAACATGTCAGATACAGagcgaaaaatatttcttttttaattgaaaaaaaatgtaattacaaATGGACTTGACGGAACGCTCAATTTACCTTGGACAATGAGACTGTAATGGAGTCTATCACTCCCCAGTGAATTTTCCACTTGACATGTGTAATTTCCACTGTCCTGCAACTGAATATTGGACAGCACAAGCTCTCCGGTCTGcagaatttgaatatttctacTGCTGTCTGAATGCACTTGCTCGGAGAGGCCCTTGAACCACTCCCTGGTGGGATCTCCCACTGCGTGACAGGACATCGTGACAGATCCACGCCATGGCTTTACGATGTTACCCCCGAAGGACGTTATTTTTGCGGTCACGTGGTTCTTCGGCATTGCAGCAGCCACTGTCGAGCTCTGGCCCTCGCCGACGCGTGTGCTAGCTGTCACCCAAAATTGGTACTCCACGTGCTGCTGGAGTCCCGTCACTTCGAAGAAGGTGTTTGTGGAAGCGAGAACTCTCTTTCCGTGGTTCAATTCCTCGCGGCCGTCCATTATTCTGGGATTTCAGTTTGAGGGAGATAATTAGgggattatgatttttttggtattggATATAAATGCGAATGAAATATATCGGAGTAAAAATATAGGATAAGAGTCGCCTGAATTCGTTGCGTACCCTCGTTTATCTCATTTACCCCCCCGACCTACCCCGCCATCGTAagtttcacataaaaaaattctgcaagACTTTCATTCCACAATATCGTCGAGAAAATAACAGCAAAAAATACCTGGAGTACAAATTGTATTTGTTAATTTCGCCATTAGGTTCCAGTGGTGGGAGCCAGGAGATAAAAAGTGCCTGGGGTGAGCTgacaacaactttaatatccGCTGGGCTGCCTGGCActgaatcaatttaattttccatttagaTTATCCAACATGGAAGTAGAAATTTCTTCTCAATTAAGCATCGACTCACCATCTTCCTTAGTGCGACAGTACATGGACCTGGAGGGCACACCATCGCCAACACGAGTGTAAGCGAGAACCTGAACACTGTAGTTGGTGTACTTTCGAAGTCCCGCAAGGATCATGGTCATGCTCCCCGTTTTCCTCACCTCCATCTCATCGATACTACTCCAGGAGTCGGGCATAACTGGTTCATAAGTCAATTTGTAACCCTGTATATTCCCGTTGGCGAAAGCAGCTGGTGGTTGTTTCCATGAAATTTGTAGTGATTGAGACGTCAGTGCGGCACAACGAACGTCGTCGGGAGCTTTGCTCGGCACTGAAAAACGAAACGCTCCATTGGATatcgtatttttttcactgcaaAAAATTGTCCCTGGAGTTTCCCATTaccaattgttatttctccTCCAGTAAACACACAACTGTTCCTATCATATCTCCAACATCTTCGCAAACGTTATCTCCTCCAGAGGAGGACGAACACCCCGAGAGcaagtgaaatatttttcactgtgCAAACACATAATAAAATCAAACAAATTCACTCACCGCCTTCCGATGTTTGCGTAGGTAGTTGTTCGGATTGTGGTCCTGAGCCGACCTGGTTGTATGCTTGAACAACAATTGTGTATCTGGTATATGGTCTCAGCCCCGTGAGACGGAGTTCACCCCCGCCCTCCTCGCCATCCCCAGATACCGAAGTGAAGTTGAACGACGGATTTCCACCGCTGTAACTCAAATATTTGTTGTGTAGAGTATCAATATCGAagacgaatattatttttaaattacgaAATGATTAATGTGGAAACTCatgattatttaatattaaattgctGAATGTCTTTGACGTatcgttatttaaaaaatcaccaacCTGGTCTCTTTAAATCCAACGTTGAATCCCTGAATATCCCCGTGTCGTAATTCGGCGAGGGGTGGCGACCACGTGACGAGTATTTCCGTCGGAGAAATGGGACGAGCGGCGATATTTATGGGAGGTCCAGCTGGCCTCTGGGGCTCAGTACGAACGACCAATTCGGCTGACGGTGAGGATCTACCGGCCGGGCCTTCAGCAATTATACGAATTGTATACCTGGTCGCTGGCTTCAGATCGTCAATCAGAGTTGCGTATGGCAATGGTGGACCAGTTAATTCCTGCTGCTGCCACATACCGCTCTCTCCCTCCTTGTACTGAAGAATGTACTTGGTTACTTCGCGGGTGTCCTGGGCGCGGTGCTGCCATTTGACGTTTATACTCCTGGGGGCTATCATTGCTGTCTCCAGGGCGTGAGGCGGCTGCGGCGGCTCTGGTGGAGGTGGAAAGAGGGCGAAACGGGGATTAGGGTCAACAGTTTGGTGCACGTAAATTCAAGAAGATGGAGATTTTGGAGGTGTACCTTGGACGAGCAATTGAACCAACTGTTGATCTCTTCCGTAGAGATTGCTCGCTTGGCAGAAGTATGCTCCGCTGTCGGATGCTTCCGCTGAGGATATTTGTAACTGCGCCTCCACACCGTCGGGTGTCACTTCCGTTTTTGTTGTCACACTGGGGATTTTTCGTGAGAAATTTTGTGAGGGTTTAAGAAATTGTTTctgattcatgaaaatttggaTCCAACTCTCCGGAAATTTTGCAGGAAATCGAGAAATGTTAGggtaaattgaaaaagttcTGGGCTTTCATCGTCCCGATTCCCAGAATATTTTATAGTCTCTATAGATGACAGTGAGAGAAATTCTGTCATTCCCCGTAACTTCCTCGATATGTCCCCAAAACTTCGGTGAACGTAGCATCCACTTATCTACCCTCGTCATCACCTTATTGAAACGTCCTTTCTAAATTCAATACTCACCGATAATTTGTGGAtggattcaattcaattttcccaccCTTTAGCCAAGAAACGGTGACAGGCTTATCGCCATGAACTTCGCAGTGCAGCGTCGCCATGTCGCCCTTCTTAACAGTGACAAGTCTTGATGGAGCAGCAAAATATGGTGAGGCTTAAAGTTTTTGAGAGTTAAAaagttttcaaaattttacctCACTTCTTACGATGTTTTTGATCTTACTCACAGTTGACACGGAGTTGGACCACTTTGCCCATGCCAGTGCCAATGCCATTGCTCGCTTGACACAGGTAGTAgccctctctgtcttccttaACGTGCTGAAGGACCAGGGTGCCGTTATTCAAAAGTTTTGTGTAAGAACTTTCGCGCAGCTCCTCGTACTCGCCAGATTTACCTCCTATTTGTGTTGCACGTTGGGTTTTATTGTTGTCACGAATCATTTGAAACAGGGCAATAGAAACATCGAAATTCATGGAAACATATGATCATGCAGAGTAATTTctactattttttataaatttttgaaagctCTTCCCTTCGCAATTCGCTTTACCtcaaaattttgaagcacAAATTGGTCCATATGTTCTACTAACATATTCATTTTGCACTCAACATAGTACAAACCCACTTACCCCCGAATtcagtgaaattatttcatcccCCAGAgcttttataataaaaaaaaattaccgattGCTTTTTTCCAGACAATGACAGGTGTTGGTACTCCTTGTGCTTGACAATGCAGGGAGACGTGTCTATTCCTCTCAACACTGGTGTCCATGGGCTCCACCAGCCAATGGGGAGGCACTGAAAACGGAGAATTAACCATCCCTTTAGTTCCACCCGAAATATTCTCCATCTGAAATATCAATGAACCGAacgaacaaaaataaaagtaaaagaTTCTCTTTGCTAAAAGAACATCGTTAACTCGCACGGACGAACGACTGACGTTATTCAGAAGCGGtaacgataaaaatatttagaaaaataaaaaacaaaatattctccCCATTTCCGATTTAAATTCCCATTTTACTATCATTACTATTCCTTCGCTCTCGCGAGCGCAAGCGAAAtctcgattaatttttcatttattattcaatcttGTAGCGCCCTATGACGAGTTCACAATCCGcttaattaaattgacttGGGTAGAAAGAACGGGAGAAATGAATGGGGGGATGAGCTGGATGGATGAATTTGTGGTataaatttacttttttttttcccatttgtGATTGGATAAGAATGGCAGATTGGGGTCGCTATCGAATCTCACACGGGACGTCTTCAGCGGAGAAAATCTCCCACTCCCCCGGgggagtagaaaaaaaaataaaaaaaaaaaagctcgcCGTGTCTAGCGGCTAAAAAGTATCGATACACATATACTTGAAGTTCGATGAACTCATCGTTGCTACTGACGTCCCATGTTGAGGTCTCGAGAGCGTACTTTCATCGGGTTTGTTTcgtttatatattttctttcgGGTTTTCTACTTTTACGGTTGTGATGAAAAACGCTGCACAAGCGATAATACTGTGATAGGTGGGGTATATATTCAACGTTTTacgttaaataaaataaaaaaataaaaccaaaaaatcagaggtatgaaaattaaaagacaGCGTCACGTTCGAAGACGCAAGGTGATATAATAGTGAGTAATATGTAATAAATAGTATGATTTACTCTCGCATATAAAATTTACTTGGCGTGAAACGAGCCGAATACACGCGTGATAGGCAATTCAAATAGGgtaaatatatatatcatgataaataataaatcaagtGAGTTATGGCAGGTAAATGGCCCATCGGCGAATGACAAATAAATCAAATCAATGTAACATATATAAAGCCAATAATATATTACTTCGCTTCTAAACGTCTAGTCCGGTTAACAATGAATAGATAGTAACAAATTAAATCATTATATACGTACTACTAGCCCTATTATTAACTAAAGCGCGGACAAAGCCTGGCTGTGTgtgtttcattcattttaaaataaaatttttaaatctaCTTTGCTGCTCATTACTCATTACAATGTGCACGATCAACTCTCAGcggtcaataaaattattaa encodes:
- the Dscam2 gene encoding cell adhesion molecule Dscam2 isoform X4, which encodes MLVSCFIIAGVAAVVSSAGGHGFDAHLRGPSFLIEPPSRVEFSNSSGAWLDCAATGNPTPNIDWSTADGLPATDVPGVRRVLRNGTLVLLPFQAAAFRQDVHSAAYRCVASNSVGRVLSRDVQVRAIVTQAYSVDVEVVEGVSRGCTAILRCVVPSHVKDLVRVVSWLQEPSFHIYPSLQGDGKFHLLPTGELLVHGLEFSDQFLSYRCRTMHRLTRQVVVSTSANLRIAEHGGMIPPTILEHSGTIYVGQDESTSLVCLAKACPTPEYRWYAQTGAEQMPVLSGPRMRLLGPVLAMEAVTLSDSGVYQCLASNLGGETSAELRLVVMAPLNVEVSPSLLSVHLGGNAEFTCVVGTHSQAGQHFITWYKDGRQLPGAGRQSETLTLNGIGREDRGMYQCIVRRGDDTAQASAELQLGDAPPIIMYSFIEQTLQPGPAVSLKCSAAGNPTPQISWALDGFPLPTITRFVIGQYVTVHGDVISHVNISQVMVEDGGEYSCTVENRAGKVTHAARLNVYGLPYIRIIPKVAAVAGETLRLKCPVAGYPIEEIKWERGGRELPDNLRQKVMPDGTLMVSSVQKETDTGSYTCWARNKQGHSARRSGDVTVIVPPIIEPFTFQEGLSEGMRTRTVCGVAAGDPPLTISWLKDGHTPFLLSQKSATDTNISQLDAYSSLLSISILAAEHSGDYTCVAANPAAEVRYTAKLQVKVPPHWLVEPMDTSVERNRHVSLHCQAQGVPTPVIVWKKAIGGKSGEYEELRESSYTKLLNNGTLVLQHVKEDREGYYLCQASNGIGTGMGKVVQLRVNSSPYFAAPSRLVTVKKGDMATLHCEVHGDKPVTVSWLKGGKIELNPSTNYRVTTKTEVTPDGVEAQLQISSAEASDSGAYFCQASNLYGRDQQLVQLLVQEPPQPPHALETAMIAPRSINVKWQHRAQDTREVTKYILQYKEGESGMWQQQELTGPPLPYATLIDDLKPATRYTIRIIAEGPAGRSSPSAELVVRTEPQRPAGPPINIAARPISPTEILVTWSPPLAELRHGDIQGFNVGFKETSGGNPSFNFTSVSGDGEEGGGELRLTGLRPYTRYTIVVQAYNQVGSGPQSEQLPTQTSEGVPSKAPDDVRCAALTSQSLQISWKQPPAAFANGNIQGYKLTYEPVMPDSWSSIDEMEVRKTGSMTMILAGLRKYTNYSVQVLAYTRVGDGVPSRSMYCRTKEDVPGSPADIKVVVSSPQALFISWLPPLEPNGEINKYNLYSRIMDGREELNHGKRVLASTNTFFEVTGLQQHVEYQFWVTASTRVGEGQSSTVAAAMPKNHVTAKITSFGGNIVKPWRGSVTMSCHAVGDPTREWFKGLSEQVHSDSSRNIQILQTGELVLSNIQLQDSGNYTCQVENSLGSDRLHYSLIVQVPPSAPVLYVTSSTATSVLLHWKAGYNGGSPTTGYTLHYRTTHGNLDELQLPRRSTNHELKGLLCGNMYHLYLTSHNKIGSSAASPVLSVRTQGQPPGIPPAAAFLSPNSTTLALRLSTWPDNGCPIQYFVIQYRPMDEFHWTLVSNNVAPQKRFLVTNLSPSTVYQLKVEAYNVAGSNQAEFSFVTLTKDGDAPPPELTDRGSASALPFYADVKVMIPMIISTFAIFAVFAGVALRFKSRHLGDRQQRPMKETQENQQNAETQRERYYATIHKVALQQAANAGGPDKIPETAEDISPYATFQLSEGGGGSLAGLGGLGGLGGAAEASAAGLHPNNTLLHSFMYHEHAMTEGCASPPPAVTSMKSVSSRRRQQRKQHTHGDDSDESESDPDQLTRSRTESSNQLDASKLKHIRAVSDFIYHGTSSTSSDISPMCEQKSLPRRGRSRSSLRMLLPPMSVAETAFVSNQGNIPGNGDRNDRHELSEAECDIDSLKKPKLGLRSSLWSRPGTQNNPSSDYSIAV